The DNA region AGCGCGGAGGTAACTCGGCCCCTTTGGAAGAGCTGCGGAGAGATCCCAGAGCTTCAGGCTGTGAAGTGGGGCTGGATTCTCTGGTGCACCCTAACTTGCTCCTTTGGAGAGGGAAGTGTTCCCCAGAAGCCAACAGTGCCTGGATTCTTCCCGGAGGAACCCACTTCTCATGACCAGCCTGGGTCAGGCCTCAGGTGTCCAGGTCGCCGAGCAGAGAGCAACATGTCTCTGTTGCAGGAGGGTTTGGATGTAGATGGCAGAAGGTCCTGTTCTACGAAGAGCCATCTGGGTCCTTCTGGGACTGTGCCAGGGCTGGAGCAAGGGCTCCCTTTGTCCATCTGGGATGTACCTGTAGTGTGAGAGAGATGTCCCTTTCCCATTGTCCTGGCTAGACTCTGTCCCTGCTTGCTTCCCCTCCCCAATTCCTCAGTCCCTTGTCGTCAGAGACAACCTTAAACTTAAACTTGTAATCCTCAGTGCAGCCTGAAACATGCCGGCACGCACTGTCTTCAAGCAATAGACAGAGCCCTATAGATCTGATCCCCCTTGTGGCACCTGCATCCCCATGTCCCCCACTGGCACCCCATGTTGCCTAATCTGTATCCCCAAGCCCTGTGTAGTTAGAGAAGGGTTCCACGCCacagagcagagggaggcagCAGTGGAGAGGTTCTGTGAGCAGCCTGTGCTAGGCAGAGGACATAAGACAGTAGGTGGGAGTGTCTTACCATCTCTGGGCCTCAGCTGCATTATCAAAATGCAGAATGGGGACTATGCAAAGTTTTGGTGGAAGGCTGGGTGAGCCAGACAAGGCAGGTGGGGTGAGGAGAGGCAGAGCTGCTGACTATAAGTATCCGTAGGATCCGGCCCACTTCCCGAAGCTTCTGGAACCTGCTGTGACAGTGGCAGCTCAGGGGTGTCCTGCTGATCTGCCGTCAAGTTATGGCCTGGCTGTTGGTCCCGGTCTGCAGTGTCTCCGGGCAGGGTCTCCCTGCATAAGACCCGCGGTCTCTTTGCAAGCCAAGGTGACAGGCACGTGCAGCAGGCCGGGTCCCTGGGCTGATGGCAGGAGACCCCTTATGCAGCCCGGAGGCCTGCGCTGGCCGCTGGGGAGCTGGAAGGGTGAGATCTAGGCGGGAGGCGGGAGTGGGGCGGGGgcgtggggcggggcggggcggggcgggcctCCAGTCATCAATCAGGATGGGATGGAGGTGGATCCTGTGTGTTGCTGCGCAGCTGCCCTGGATCATCCCCGCTGCACCGCTCCTCTGCCTTCATCTAAGTCTCCACAGTCTCCCCTTCCTtgtctgcctttctccctccGACTCCtagtaaaatattaaagtttcaatgcaatattaagaaaaaacattaaatattaaatgtcttctttttaaaatattaaaacagctGTATCCGGCTCCCCAGCCTTAGACCACTTTTTCCCATTCCAAGGTGACATGGGACTCTTCAGACATTTTGGCTTTTTGGCAGAACATCATTGTCTACAAAACTTAGTCACTCACCCGTGAAACCtcaagcttaaaataaaaattagaggcCCGTCAAAGAtgggtctttaatcccagcactcaggaagcagaggcaggcggatatctgcaaattcaaattcaaggccagctttatCTATAGACatagttctgggacagccagggacTACACAGgaaagccctgtcttgaaaaacaaacaaaaatgctcaCCACAATGGAATTCTTCCATACACATTGTGTACTTCACTCTGCAATGCGATCCTGGGCTGTGTCAGCAACTTCCTGCGATGTTACACTGTGTAACAAACATCCACACAGTAGCATGAAGATCTTCATGGTGTCATGTTCTGTCTCACCTAGGCTGCCCGCTgcggtttcattttatttatctctgtgtttGTATCTTAGAGTACAAGCACCACGCCATTTGCAGGAGTTTTCCCTCTGTAGGTTCCGCAGGGATCAACTGAGGTCATCAGACTTGCAGGCAAACCCCTTACCCGCGGAGCCCCCTCACTGGCCTGTTCTGTACATGGCTGAGTgaggtcttgctctgtagcccaggctgccctggaacctgCCACCCTTCTGCttcggcctcccaagtgcagggccAACAGACATTTGCTGGGCCCAAGGAGAAAGGGTCTGCACTTTTCTGTCTCCAAGCAACATGTGCTAGGCAGTCTCCAGTCCCTGTCATGACCTGGTGTATGCACAGCCTACTCAAGCATGAGGTCTACAAGGAATTACAAGGTCTTGGAACCTAGCAGGGGACACCGTATTGTGTGCAGATCATCCCTCATGACGGGCAGGCAGCTGTTAGCTTTTAGGAACTGGGTCAGTGATTTCATGCCAGTGTCTGAGCTCTGAGCCTCCAGGGCCTGTGACATCACTGATCTGTGGCAGGGCTGAGGTGTCTACACTCCAAGACTGTAGCTTAGCAAGGGTGGGACACTTCCCCTAAGTTACACAGCGTGAGGAAGTGGGGGCAGAGACTTTATCTCCCAGGGTTTGAGACCTGCAGGGGAGGTGGCTGTCTTGAGAAGGGTCATGGACAAGTCTTGCTGACTTAGGGGAGCTGAGGGGAGGCTTGGCTTCTGGGAGTGCTAGGCAGGGCTGGCTAGCTGCAAGTCTTCTTGTCTCTACTGAGCAGGGAGACTGACTCTGGCCTTGGGTCACAACTTCAGGGAGTCATGCTCCCTGCTAGGATCCCCAAACTTAAGAGTGGGCTGACTGTTCCTGAGGGCTGTGGCAGTGAAGTCCTGTGCTCCATGTGCCAGAGGCTGCAAGACCAGACTACGAGGGGCACAGGTCATTTCCTAATTCCCAGCTGTTCCACAGGAGCACAGAGCCCTGCCCTGGTCCCGGCCCTGGCTGCTTCTCTTGTGGCAGACACTTTAGGGAGGCACCCCAGTCTGAGAAACCTCAGGGACCAGGCTCTCTGCTAGCCAGCCCTCTTCTCAGGCCCTGCTGGTTCCCCTGGGCAGAGAGAACAGACAGGGGCCAGTGCTAAGGGGACACCATATGGAGGAAGGCTCTAGGTGTGGTCTTCTTGCCACAGCCCATCAGGTGAAGCCAGCTGGGCTGTAGGACCTCAGGCGCCCAGGTTTCTCCCATCCCAGCTGGGCTGTGCTCTGCCCTGGACCAAGGTGTCTGATCAAGGTCTCCACCTGGCCCTGTCTTCTCCAAAGGTCAAAGTTACAGAGCAGAAAGGGAGGGGGATGCTCACATGggcaattttattaaaaaataataataaaacaaaacaagaacaaaagaccAAAACATCACACAGAAGTTCGCCCCATAGaaggaagatccctggggctggGCCGCCCTCCATTGCTGCTAAGTGTCCTGCTGCTGCACGAAGGGGTTGGGGATGGCCTCCATGCCGTCCTGCGGGCAGATGAGCACCACCGAGGTGCCACGACACACGACAAGCCCCAGCTGCCGAGTGTCCTCCGTCAGCTTGTACTGGTCATCAGGGTCTGGGGGGATGACAGGCAAGAGGACTGAAGTGCCTGAGAACTCTCACTCACAGCTTCCGGGGACTGACAGGTCCAGATGCTCTCCAACACCTGGACCAGCAGAGGCTAGACCACGCCACCATGAGGGTGGCTGAGGGAAGAGCCAGACATCTCCAGCTTCAAGAACGTTAGAGCCCATGCTGACCCCATAAACACCAAGGGGTATCCACTGAGCAGCAGAAGCACTGGAGAGGGTGGGCAACAGGAGGGACTGGTAAGCAATCAGACATAACTGTCATAATGGCTGGAGACGGGAAACCTGATGGTTGGGGTCTGCTCAGGGCATTACAGGGTGAGGCTGCTTATACAGAGCTGAGATCCCATGAGCCCTGGAGTCCCTGATGCGGGCAGACATTCCTGGCAGAGGACAGCGGCCACCACTCCTGCTGTCCTGAGGGCTGAGGATAAAGCCAGCTAGCTAGCTGAGGAGAGTGAGCTGGACGTCTCAAGCCCGGGGCCCTCCCAGCAAGCATGCCTGTCCTCTGGTGTTCAGACACTGCACCCTAAGTCACCACCCAGTGTAATCTGACCCCACAGGTCCCCAGCACCATCCTGCGACAACCTCGGCCAGCTCACCTCGCATGTACTCCATGGTCCCATCCAGTACCAAGTTGAGCAGTGGGTCAAAGCCCTTCAGGATACCGCTGGCTTGAGGAACATGGGAGAGACACGGAGAAGAATGTcagcctacccccccccccaacacacacagaaccTGGTATGGGGGCTTCAGAACACTGCAGAACTCATGAGTAAGTGTGGTGGCCTAGTGACTGTGGCTCCAACCCTCTTCTTTCCAGTATGGAAGGAGCtatcaaataaaactttattgtcACCCATCCATGTAATACGAAAcagtctgtctgtccgtctgtctctctgctctcagACTCACTTAGCagcctgatcctcctgtcttaccCCTAGTGTTGGAATGCCAGGCTTATACAACCATGCCAGGTTTACATGGGGTTGGgactagaacccagggcttcatgcatgttaaACCAGCCATCTACCCACAGAGATACAGCCCCACCCCTGGGTGATTCTTGGAGTCAGGTCTTGCTACATAACttaaactggcctggaactttcaaTCCTCCTTTCATTGGGAAACCTTCCGGGTTCCTGCCGTGTCCAGATGCTTAAGAACAGGTCTTCCTATCgcctccttccacctcctcctgggTCCTGGCCCCTTCCTTCAGGATCCATCCATACTGGTCTCGGTGCTAATCTCACTTGGTTCCCTTTCCTGGGACTCCGTTTCCCCAACCACAACTGGGGCACACCTTTCAATAGCACACAACAGCCTAAGCTTAGCTCTTATTGGAACGCCTGTGCTAGGTGGCTTCCCTTGCCTGCTGTGACCTCAGCCAAGCTCTGTGTCAGGGAGCCCTGCGGTAGCCACTCACCTTCCCGGCCACCCTGGAACTTCACTCGAATGGTCTTATCGATGTACTTAGACAGGTccaagatgctttctttcttctttttctctttgtcctgCTGGAGGGTGGGGCGCTGAGGAGAGAGGTCCGGCCTCCCCACATCCCTGTGGCCCGGGCCTGGTATCCGGGGACCCCTTTCCACCTCGGGCCCCCGGACCCTGCGTGCATCCTCAGGCCCGCGTCCTCATCTGCATCCCTGGATCCCCCATCTGCACTGTTTCCTGCACGCACCCCTATGTCTGCCTGGTCAGCCTCCCCCACGTCCCGCGTCTGCATCCCCACGGCCTCCGTCTGCAGTCCCACGTGGCTCCCATCCTTCAGCACCCTGTCTCCCTATTCTCGGGCGTCCGTCACTCTCCTTTCAGTCTTTCTGCTCTCGCTCCCACAGCCCCTCGAGCCCGTGGCCCTGCTTCCCGCGACCTAGCGATGCTCACCGCCATCTTGTCGCCGCGCGTCGCTCTGCGCAGGCGCCGCCCCGCCCCTTTCGGACGCGGAGGCCTTCGCGCACGCGCAGACTCGGCGCAGGCGCGTCGCGGCGTCCCGAAGGCGTTGCCGGGAAACCTTCCGCCTAGAGCTGCGGGGGACCGGCGGACATGGCGGCGGCGCGGCTGGCCGCAGCCCTGCTGCTACTCGCGGCCCAGGTGAGCGCCACGGCCGGTCGGCCCGGCCCCGCCACTCCTGACCGTGGCCGTGACCTTGCGGTCCACTCGCTCACTGCCACCGCAGACTTCTGGCCGGGCTTAGCCCGCCCTGCGCCCCGGGGCCCcaaccgccgccgccgccgtccctgccagcctcagtttccccttctgcaGAATGGGGCGAGTCCCCGCGCTTCATCCCCGGGGCGTCCAGCGCGACCCCCGAGGTGCTTGCAGCCCGGCACCCCGGCTTCTGCTCGGTGACCTTGGGCGGAAGGGGGTCCCCAGCTCAGGGTGGGTGCAAAACGCTGGGGACGAGCTTCTGCTGCGGACACCTCAGGTGTGCGCGGGGTGCGCCCTGTCAGGACGCTGGCTTCTGGTGTGCTTTGCTTTCTGAAAGAGGTGGCATGCTGGTCTCGAACTCGgggtagtccaggctagccttgaactcactatgtaacccatgTTGGCTTCACActcactctgcagtccaggctgccctccaacttGATccgcagctcaggctggcctccagctcgctctgcagtccaggctgggctCTGACTTgccatgttgccctggctgctcCAGAACACCCGGTGAGGCTTGGCTAGCCCGGAACTCAAAGCAAAACACCGGCCTGGTTATCCCACGCGCCGCACCGCAACTCCTGGCTTAGTCAGTAGAgaactttcttgttttgttgttgtggctCCAGCCTCCAGTCCCAGTGGATCCTGGGGTGCTGCAGCCTCGGGCCTTGGGCCGGTTTGAAGGGTGGCCAGTGTGTCCTGTTGTAAGTGCCTGCTACTGTGTACACTCTTGTCTCGTGGAACAAGAGCCCATGTCATTTTTaaacatactttttcttttcctttttgagattacagacttttgtgacagggtctccctgtatgGCCCAGGCTGGCGGTGGGCTTGcagctctgcctcagcctccccggtGCTGGCATGTGCCTCCTTGATTGGCTAAGGCATTCCTCATACATGTGGTTCCGGACTCTCCACAATGTGGCCAACATCTCTCTCTGGCTGCTTTTATCCCCACATCCTGCTCTTGGCTGGGCATGAGTTTTTGAAAGTATGTCAGGGCTTGCTGCATCCGGCCAGCGGTCCAGGGCTCTACATCATATTTAGCAGGCCACTGGCCTTTTCTGGAAACTGCCCTCTTTGTGCAGGCGCCGTCCACCAAGGCTATTCTggtttctccttgtcttttttttttttttttcttttttcttttctcctctgatgGAGGAACTCCCCTGGCTATGCCATCTCTCCCGGCTGGACCTGCCCTGGGGCCAGTCCATGTCTTTTTTGTGGGTCTCTTTTTTTGCTGGTCTGATGGAGGGCTTTCagggacagtgacagtgacaggttCTGAAGGATGAATAGGAGTTTGCTGAGGacgggaaaggaaaggaaaaagctgTGGGCATCAGGTGCTAACCCAAGGTGTGAGGGATGGTGCTCCCCTGGGATGAGCTGATTTCAGTGTGCGTGTGGGGCGTGTTCCTGCATCACGGAGTAGCTGTTGGGGAAGCTGTTTCCACAGAACGATGAGACTTCAGTTCTTACTCAGGCTTTGGGAGCAAAGGGTGGGCCTGGCTGGACATTGAGTTTGTGTGCTGGGGGAATTACTGGGTGGGTGATGGGTGTCACCTGGACTTTATCCTGCTTGGGTGTAGCTGTACCTACTTTCCCGTATCTGGTGGGGAGCCGGCAGGGTGCCATTCTTGGCTGGGTTGCAGCCTGGTCCTGGTGCCCAAGAGTGAGAGAGAGCTGGCTTGGTGGCAGTCCTGGACCCCGGCTTCTTGTGATCCTGACTTTAGAGACTTGACCCCAGGTTGCCCCGCTGGCCTGGGTTCCTACCCCTTTGAGGAGGTAGTGGGGGCTGCCGCTGTCAGGGCTTCTGGTCTCCAGGTCTTCCAGGTGTGACCAGGACACCGTGCCTTAGAACTGGTTCTTGGAAGAGCCTGACCTTTTAAGAGTGTCATTGTGCTGTCCCCTTGGTGACGGAGCAAAAAGGCTGCCGTGTGTGCGGTGGGGTGGGTGACTGAATGCGCCTTTGTGTGGTCAATGATCACAGTGAAGAGAGGCAGCTCTACCCGTTTCCGTTTTACACAAAAGCCACTTTTCACAGAGAGCCCATCCTGGGTCCACACAGCACTGGTGTGCTCTGACAAGGGGAGCTCTCTGCTCCGCAGGCCCCTGTCACCACTGCTCTGCTGCTAGGCGGGGGTGGAACCATGGTCACAGGAATGAACTTATTTGTGTGCCAGTAAAACTTTATAAGCACAAAAGGCATATAAATCACAGAAGTTTGACATGTGGTCTCTGGCCCCCCTGTGGTCCCCAAATCCCTCAAAGGAgctttgtggggggggggcacacggCTGGTGGGCTTGGGGTGGGTTCTGATTTTTCCCAGAGTGGAAGGAGGAGGTTCGGGAGGAGGCCGGAGGGGGAGGGTAGCTCTGAGCCCTGTGGTCTCAGTTGTCCTccacccctgccctcccctgaACTGGTGATGGCCTCAGCTCAGGGCCTTCCTGGGCACACCCAGCCgcctggagagacagacagggataATATCTTGGGGACAGTTGGTGTCAGGGGCTCAGCTCTCTCTGGAGAGGAGAGCCAGCGCTAGGTCCCTGCAGGGGACCTAAAAGTGAGGTCCCCGGCTGCTTGCACTGTGTGTGGTCAGCGTCAGCATCTCCAGTGAGGACTGGGGCAACCTGGGCCTTCCTCATGCTGCCATCTTGAGATCAGGGCCTCCTCCAGTGTTTAAGGCTGAGTTGGAATCCCTACCCCCCAAAAGCTGGCAAGCTGGGTCTGTGCAAGAAACCCAAGCATTCTGGTGGGGACCCTGCCATATGCTAGCTGCAGGTTGGTGTCCATCAATGTCTTGGGCCAGTGATCCTGTGCTTCCTGCCTATGTGTACAGCGGGTCCTCAGGTGACACCCAGTCTCTCCCTGAGGAGTTTGCAGCCAGGAGGAGTGAGCTCTGAGGGCCCTGGTTTCGAGTGACTTCTGGGGAGATGTAAACAAAATCTGTTTGCCCCAGATACGTTGCCCACATAACAGAAATGACTCCACCCAGGTCGGGCTCAGAACTGTGAGCTTATGGGACGTCCTTATGGGAACACAGGTCCTGGAAGTGCATCCCTAGGGCTCCTGAAAGGATGGGCAGGCTGCCTCTGTGGCAGTAGCAACACGCTTTGCTGAGTTTAGGACCTAAGAGTTATGGTAGAGCCCTGAGCCTTAGCTACCTCCAGCCTCTAGCAGTCTTCCCTCCTGTGGGCCACGCCCTGAGCCTTGGCCTGATGTAGAGACGGTTGTTCTCTCTGGTGAGTGGCGGCCATGGGGCCACTGTGCCACAGCAATAGTGAGCTCTCCTCAGGATCTTGACTTGGTTACTCTGTGACTAGCCAGGCTGACAGTTGTGTCGTCATGATGTAGAAAACACAGCTGTGTAGAAGGTATCTTGACAGGCACATACATCCCAGTCATCCATCAACACCGTAGAGGAGTTGTCAGGGCTTTAACttgttggtagaatgcttgcctagcgtgGCTGAAGCCCTGGATTCACTCCTGCCCTCACAGAAccaggcacacacctgtcatcctagcactcagggttcctctgtgtagccctggctgtcctggaactcactcggtagtccaggctggcctcgaactcagaaatccgcctgcctctggctcccgagtgttgggattaaaggtgtgtgccacctcgccCGGCAGCAGTTACATTTTTGCTGTGGActgtcatcttcccagcccaaaGCCTTTGCCCTGGCTCTTCATGCCACCTGTGAGCTGTGATGTAAACAGTCGGTTACAGCTGCAGCAGCAGTTATGCCAGTACATCTCCCTGGCGTATGGGTCCCTCACCCAGCAGGCAGTTGGTTAAGTTTCCCCAGCAGCTTACACAGCGGCTTGGCCAGCTCGCAGCCTGATCTCTAGCTTCTGCAGCCAGTTTGTGGGTCTTCAGCATCAGGGACCTGCTGTGCTGTGACACTTCATGGCCTGTTTTACAAACCTGTGGGACTCTGTAAGACTCTCAAGGATTAGCATTATGTAATgaaagtacaattttaaaatcattttgtgtttgagtctgtatgtatttgtatgcatatgcTACAATGAGCAAGGAcgtcagaggacaatgtgtggGGGTCTCCTACCTcatgaactctggtcctctggtgACCTCGAGGCCCTGTACTGAGAACCTCTTTGTACAGGCTGGTCAGTAAGGACCTATTAGTCTTAAGTGGCTCCCGAGGATACCAGAAAGAACTCGCTGCCCAGGTTCAGGTCCAAGCTCAGCCCTGTGGTGGCACTCCCCTCGGCAGGGACAGGCTGGGGCAGTAGCATGGAGGCACACATGCCTCTCCGCTTCCTTCATTCTGGGCACTGCTGCTGTGGGCTGAGCTCTGCCCACTCAGGCCCGTGCTGTGGTGAACTCCTTaggtagaccgggctggcctcttCCTGAGTGCAGGCATtaagccaccatgcctagcttcttACTCTGCATTGAGGGTGGTCTAGGGCTGTCAGTCACCCCTTCCCAGCCCCTGCTTCTTCACTGTCTGATTGTCTTGGTCCCGGGAAGCTCTCATTGGCATCACTCTAGCTCACTCTCTCCCAGCTGGTACAGCTGGCCTGCACCTCCGtatctgcctccctctctccagctcctgccacaTCAGGCCTACGAGAAGGTGGCGCTAGGCTCCTGGGCAGACAGCTGAGCCTCTGCTGAATCTGGATATTTCTGTAGAAGCCACACAGCTGACTCCAGCCTGTTCTAACCCCCACCCCATGTGCTGCTCTTATGGGTTGCATGTGCCCCTCTTTAACTCCATGTGTGGTTTTGGGGTGTCCCCAGCTCGCGCAGGGCCTGCAAGCCATTCTCACTTCTGTGCTAGAACCCCTGTCTTCGCTGTAGCTCTGAGCTGGGCTGGCTCCCTTCAGGCCCCGCGCAGCCCCATAGCAAGCCACCGGGGAGAGGCCAAGGCAGTCTTACAGATGCTGGCCTCAGGAGCCCAGGGAAGCTGACAGGACTCAGCCAGTGAAGGGCTGCGGCAACCTCTGTGAAGCGCTGGTCCTCCATAGCAGGCTCTGGGAACTAGCCATGGCCCTGCAGCTTGCTCCCTAGAGCCGGGCTGTGACTTGCTACTGCTTCTGGGTATGGGTCTGACAGCATTGGCTGTCCCAAATGCTGGGCCCTGGTCAGAAGGGCGGTGCAAGGGACAGTAGTGAGAGATCCCCCTtctttgggacaaggtctctgcagccctggctggcctcaaactcatagcaattcctctgcctcagcttccagagtgcagGGGTGACTGGCCTGTGTTACCATGCCTTGCTCAGGAAGGCACCTTTTCTTTGTCCGGCATCCTCACCAAGACCAGGCATCCATGTTGCCTCTGACACCTGAAGTTCTCACTGCCCACTGCCGTCTTGTCGTTCCAGGCGGCCTGTGAGTTTGGCGTGCTGCGAGTGGTGTCCCAAACCAGTAGGACTCGGAGCAGGGACTACTGCATCCTCTACAACCCACAGTGGGCCCACTTGCCACATGACCTCAGCAAAGTGGTGAGTGTCACACTAGGCCACACTGCCACTCATCTGGGAGTCCTTGGATgggccctctgtccctctgggccTGGATTCTCATGTTCAGGAGGAGCAGCTGGCTGTGGGCTGTGGGGAGGCAGGTCTGCTGGAGACCCTGGTCAGACCAGGCTTGTCACCACTACTGGTCTGTGACAGTTAGACCAGGTCAGAGGGTGCCTTAGGAGTGACAGCCTAGGGCAGGACTGTCATGAGTCTCCCCATGGCTGCCTTTCTCCCTGTGCTGTCCCCAGGGAGGTGCCTGTCCTCTGAGTGAGCCTTTCCGCCCTTCCCATCCACATGTAATAGTGTGTGCATGAGCTTCTGTGGACTGTGTGAGTGGCTCCAGCCTCTAAGCCCAAGGTCTCACAGTAGGGCAGCATGTCTTTTTAGCCTTGAGTGATGCTCATGCCACTGTGACCTTTACTGAGGCCTGGGACACTTGCTAGGCATTTGAAGGACATGCAGTGCCAGTAGGGGAGGGCTTTGTGAGTCCTGGGTGTACCTATTGTAGCCTGGCATGTTGTGTC from Mus pahari chromosome 9, PAHARI_EIJ_v1.1, whole genome shotgun sequence includes:
- the Lsm7 gene encoding U6 snRNA-associated Sm-like protein LSm7, with product MADKEKKKKESILDLSKYIDKTIRVKFQGGREASGILKGFDPLLNLVLDGTMEYMRDPDDQYKLTEDTRQLGLVVCRGTSVVLICPQDGMEAIPNPFVQQQDT